TTCCGGCCGGCCAAATCCCATTGGGGTCATTTTTACTAGTTTGTCTGCAGAATGCAAAACCGAATGTTCAAGGGCTCACCGTATTTTCACCTAGACCAATTGGCTGGAGCTGTTTGGCTCCCTCTGCACGTTTCTGGCTCGCCTGTGCTCCCACCGTGTgtgcttgtgtgtgtgtgtgtgtgtggtaACGAAGGGGAAATCAGCGCTTATTCCTAGCAACGAGACTGCCAGAAAGCATCCGAGACCAGCTTTCTCATAACTCATCCATATGTTTAACCATGGGATTTTGGAAATCTGGTTGAGGACGCCAAGAACCAGTCTCGAACATGGGTCCACGCATTTTCATGCATCAGGCCCCATCACGAGATATCTGCATCATCTGCGCGCGCGGCCAACTACGGGTGGTGTGTTGGCTACGGGCGGACGCTAAGCCGCTACCGGCCAGTGCAGGTCCCCTATTGTTTACCGCTTACGGCTCCCGGTTACTCGGACCAGCGCTCCCGGGCAGCGGACCCCGAGCGGCCGGATATGGCCCCACTACGACTGGTTGCCCGTTGGAGGGTAGCGCCGGAGTCAAGTAACTCCGGGACAGACAAATTCTAAGCCAAACCCCGGTTATTGGCTcaaaccctcccccctcccccggactctctctctctctcaacgTTCTACCTGATCCTAGATGTTCTACGCTCCTCCGGCCGTTGCATCCGAACGAGCTGGTCTCTGACACATGATGCCCGCCCGCATGTCTGCAGTGTGACGCTGGGGGGGTAGGAAATCGGGTCATCTTGCGCCTCCTGCCAGCCAACAGACATCAGCCTCCGGCGAACGCGGAGAATTTAGCATCACTTGCGTCACATGTGTGTTGCATCCTACTTCGTCGCCCGAGAGGGAAGTGTTCCTGACAATCACATTAAGAGGTCGTGAAAGAGGGGTTCCATGTAGGCAAAAGTTCCCTTGCAACCCCCAGAATAAGGAACCCTCCCTCCATGCGGATttcggccgtcgtcgtgtcgCCGGTGATACTCCTCTTAGTGTGCTGTTGACACGCTGATCTCGAATTTGTCCGCGCTGTCATTTCGGAAAAGTTCACGAGGGCCTACAGCTGAACCGGCAATGGCGTGCGACTACACACGGCTGGCACCTTATTACCATCTTACCACCCGGAGTCGGGATTAGATGAGTAGACAGGAGGAACGGCGCGTGCTCTTCCCAGCCAGCGTTTCATCGTGACATTGCAACATGGCTCGAACAGCAAGCGTGGTGCCATTAACGACACCGGCTTCAGCCTCGGTTGCGCCCAGCAAAGTAGCAACAGCCCATCGCAAGCAACTAGGGGCAGCGACTAGCGGGGTATAGTCCTTGCAGATGTAGAATCGGGCATGCAGAATCTGCCCACACGGAGGTTTTTACAACCTCGATGCTTCGTCGGAGAAACTCTCACGATtctggggcggcgggggagggagggggctggGAGTGTTTCTGACCGTTGCATCAGACGTACTCGAGAAGCCGTCATGCTCACCGTAACACGCAATTCTTGTTTGTTTTGGCCGCGGAAAAGGTGGGTAAGAAAAGCTTGATCGCGATGTGAAAGTTGCGTCGATTTCTCACGGGAGTGGCCATTTCTTGGGTATATAACATGTCTGGAAGTCGCGCTTATCGTATATTCAAGCTCACAATCCAGATAACACTTCGAATCACCTCAGCTCATACATCGGGTCGAACCTCAAAGTCCACTTTAGCCTTGGCTGACATCTTTCACTTTGCACACCGATCATTCGCCTCCTCCAAAACCTTCAGCAATGGCTATCAGCGAGCCCATCATCGTCTCCAAGTCTCTCCCGACTATccacctcgacctcctccggGCCGAGAGCGCCGACGAGAGCAGgaacctcctcgacgcctgCAAGAGCCACGGCTTCTTCTACCTCGACTTGACCAGCGATGCCGAGCTGTGCAGGCTGTGGGCGGAGATGCTCCGCATCATGGCCGAGTACTTCAACCAGCCTCTCGAGGTCAAGATGCAGGACGCCCGTGGCAGCGACAACTTTGGGTATGCCCTCCTTCACAGATCTCACCTCGCCAAAACTTTGGTCTCAATTACTGATCCCCTATAAGCTACGAACCCATGGGCACCGAGGAGGGGCCCAACCCCAAGACAAGAGACGGATACGAGTCTCTCAAGGTGCGTTCACCTCTTCCTGAATAAATGCCAAAGTCAACCAAACCAACAAATCCCCCCCTTAGTTCTCCCGCCGTGAATTCCTCAAGGGCTCTTCCGACCTCACCACCTCGGTCCGCGCCCAGGAAgacagcttcttctccttcatcaAGAACGCCCACGAAATCACCCTGATGATCCTCTCGCGCCTCTCCTCGCAGCTGGGCCGCACCGACAGAGCCCGCTTCGAGGCCCACCACGCCGACCCGGGCCCATCCCTCTCGaccctcggcctcctgcgCTACCCCAAACACGACAGGCCCGCCGGCGAGCCCAGGAACGTCGGCCACAACAAGCACACCGACGTCGGCTCCCTCaccttcctcctcgccgcccagtGGGGCCTGCAGTACCTCTCCCTGACCTCGCGCCGCTGGGAGTTCATCGAGCCCCGGCCGGGCcacgccatcatcaacgtcggCGACAGCCTGCGCTTCCTCtcgggcggcgagctcgccaGCGTCGTGCACCGCGTCGTCCCCCTGCGCAAGacccaggacgaggaccgcTACAGCATCGCCTACTTCCTCCGCATgaacgacggcggcgtcttcagCGACACGACGGGCAAGGCCTGGACCGCCAACGAGTGGCACGACTTCAAGTTCGGCGTCTTCAAGAACCCgagcgtcctcgacgtcaagGGCCAGTTCCTGACGGGCATGATGATCAAGGACAGCGACAAGTTGGAGGGTCACGCCGCGGTTTCGGCATAGTCTCTCGTTtccggcttcttcttcttcttctttttttttcttcctaCGTTTTCTCCTTTCCTTTCTGTCAGCGCAAACTGTGTTGACTTTTCGTACATGGAAAAGGTGGTGCGCTCACATAGATTTTCATGCATCAATCAATCTAGAACTCGTTTTACACTCCTTGCTAGATTAGTCTTCATGCTGTGACGACGAACTGATGTTGCAAGGTAAACCTTTCGAATTGACATCGTTTGGTTTTACTCAGGATCTTACTGAGCATCGCATGGAGTTAGTCGGGGGGGTATAGAAGTTTAAAGACGACTTTGGCCAATCACCCAGTCGTCAAGACAGCTGATGACAACACTGGTCGTTTGGTTCCCGGCACCGGCCCGTGGTCAGAAATCCCGGCAAGATGAAAGCTGTGTACCTAAGAAGTAGTATGTCGGACCATTTTTGCAAGCGAAGCCGAGAGGTACGCGCGTTGTGAAGATAATTGTTCTTGAGGTGGGTTACTGTCCCCTCAACTCTCCTAAATGTGACTCGGTTACAAGGGGGGCGTTCATCCCTTTTCACCTTCCCCTCAAGAAAGTGACCCTGCAGATCTTGTTCAGTTTTAGAGCTGGGGGCTTGCGGCACAAACAACCACTGCATGACATGGCTGGGCGTGGCGCCACACGCTTGCGAAGGGCGcgcgggggaggggcacATTTACCACGAATGAATGGACAATGCAATGCCCACTCTCCTAGGGACGACAGGGCTGCTCTTACCAACCCAGAAGACGGCTAGGTCGAGGTTTCGAACTCACAAATCACCTGCCGCTGGATGACATGTGTCCATGAAGGGCTACAACGGAATTACTTCTATGAGGAAGTCGGTTCGTCGGGGGTCACTGGATCTCACGACATCGTGCATATCGCCGGGTGCTTATCGAACGACATGAGTTTCAGCAGAAGATAAGTCTACAGCGTCGTTGGATGATGTGCAACTCACGCT
This genomic interval from Colletotrichum higginsianum IMI 349063 chromosome 9, whole genome shotgun sequence contains the following:
- a CDS encoding Gibberellin 20-oxidase, coding for MAISEPIIVSKSLPTIHLDLLRAESADESRNLLDACKSHGFFYLDLTSDAELCRLWAEMLRIMAEYFNQPLEVKMQDARGSDNFGYEPMGTEEGPNPKTRDGYESLKFSRREFLKGSSDLTTSVRAQEDSFFSFIKNAHEITLMILSRLSSQLGRTDRARFEAHHADPGPSLSTLGLLRYPKHDRPAGEPRNVGHNKHTDVGSLTFLLAAQWGLQYLSLTSRRWEFIEPRPGHAIINVGDSLRFLSGGELASVVHRVVPLRKTQDEDRYSIAYFLRMNDGGVFSDTTGKAWTANEWHDFKFGVFKNPSVLDVKGQFLTGMMIKDSDKLEGHAAVSA